Proteins from a genomic interval of Acomys russatus chromosome 19, mAcoRus1.1, whole genome shotgun sequence:
- the LOC127203178 gene encoding 60S ribosomal protein L32-like, translating to MWRTLLRRWCVCVCFKKTQWGGGCHLICGITAALWPLVRPKIVKKRSRKFIRHQSDRYVKIKRNWRKPRGMDNRVRRRFKGQILMPNIGMGATRRPSTHCLVLVHNVKELEVLLMCNKSYCAEIAHNVSSKNRKTIVERAAQLAIRVTNPNARLRSEKNEWMAGVRVLFVFK from the coding sequence ATGTGGAGAACCCTCTTAAGacgatggtgtgtgtgtgtgtgttttaagaaaacTCAGTGGGGAGGTGGCTGCCATCTCATTTGTGGCATCAcggctgccctctggcctctggtgaGGCCCAAGATCGTCAAAAAGAGGAGCAGGAAGTTCATCAGGCACCAGTCAGACCGATATGTCAAAATTAAGCGAAACTGGCGGAAACCCAGAGGTATGGACAACAGGGTGCGGAGAAGATTCAAGGGCCAGATCCTGATGCCCAACATTGGTATGGGagcaacaagaagaccaagcacACACTGCCTAGTTCTGGTCCACAATGTCAAGGAGCTGGAAGTGCTGCTGATGTGCAACAAATCTTACTGTGCTGAGATTGCTCACAATGTTTCCTCCAAGAACCGAAAGACCATCGTAGAAAGAGCGGCACAGCTGGCCATCAGAGTCACCAATCCCAATGCCAGGCTACGCAGCGAAAAAAATGAGTGGATGGCTGGAGTgcgtgttttatttgtgtttaaataa